Part of the Mercenaria mercenaria strain notata unplaced genomic scaffold, MADL_Memer_1 contig_1903, whole genome shotgun sequence genome, tatatatatatatatatatatatatatatatatatatatatatatatatttcaaggcCACCCAACCTCCACTCTTACTATCAGGGCTTGGCATATGCTTGATTTTGTAACCATCAGGTACCAGATACTCGTTATCAATGGAGGTGCTTAACCATGCTTCAGTCACAGCAATAAGATCTAGATCATTCGAGAGTATAAAAGCACCCAACACTCCTCCGCCCGGGCACCGTCCTTTCTCGCATTTGTTTATATCTAATAAAATATACTGAtagacattttcaaatgtcaaGCGCGCTGTCCTTATAGACATTATTGTTAACCCTCAGTCAAGCGTCTTGTTTATACAAACTCTAACCTTTGTTTATcccataaatataataaaaatatccgGACTTTATGAGTAGTAAAGGGTAGCGATATGGTACCGGTACCTTATCACCCCCTGTGGGGCACCATATCACCATGCCATGCCATAGGCCCCATTGTGAGCCAAGAAATATATGGTTCCGGTACCATATCACCCCCATTAGGGTACCATATCACCATGCCATGTCATAGACCTAATTGTGAGCCAGGTAATTTATGGTACCGGTACCATATCACCCGCCACAAGTAGGGTAACATATCACCATGCTACGCCATAGGCCCCATTGTAAGCCAGGAAATTTTTGGTATCCTACGTTAAATTCCTACAGGGTACCGTATCACCATTTAGGTGCCAGATCACCATTTAGGATGTCATATCACCATCTAGCGTACAATATGCTTTATCAGTAGATAATAAGAGAAAAGGTACTTTCTTTCTTAAAAGACATGGAGTGGCCCTGAAAAGGGCCGTTGTGTTTTTGAGTAGCATCTCTACTCAGTGCTGCTATTATCAGGGGCCCTTTGTACATAGGGGTGAATCTCTGACGTAGCGCCGATCCATGTATCGCTCCTCCTTTTTCTGTCTTTCTGCCCGTCTCCACTATTCTCTATCTCTTAAGGATCGGATGATCCTTAACGCCTCATTCGTTATTCGTTGGGTGTCCCTCCACCTCTCTGTTTCCTTCTTAAGCGTATTGAGGATACTGCTCTGAAGAACAGTAGCTCTGGTTTCAAGTTGTTGCAGCTCTTCAATTCGCTCGGCAATGAACTCCATTGTGAACGAATAATGGAATGTAGACCAATGTACTTGCTTATATGGGGATCGCGCGGACCGGATAGAGAATAAATATATTAGCCAATGAGATTTGATCTTACATGGAGGACCAACATCTACAtggctaagttgaaaaaagaCCAGGACTACTGGTCTTTTTGAAGGATGCTGTTATGGCACCTTAACTACTACCCTAGATagggaaaaaataacaaaacaagaatattttgtGTACACATTTTTATTGAACTAGTAACTGTattaactcattaaggacgcagatcgcatttatgcgtttattttaattcttatcgagtaccgcatgtcgtatttatccgtcaaaagataacaggcgtgtatgtcgaggatcgcataaatgcgctatccgcctgatagtactgtatgccgcgtggCGTGATTTTACGTCTGTAAGAGTACCAACGATTGGACTGCTTTCAAggtcaaccaatgaaaatattttactctaaagattataaaacccggaagcgatcgaaacaatcaaaatatttattatttaagcatgtttttttaatatactcATCACAAAATATCGGAATTAGAAAGTTATTTGTAGGATttgcctgttttatcttctcattccATTATACCGcagaatctttcttttttattcagtgtttttaattttattaaataaagtataatttttttctttcataatgtcATTTGCTGTAACGTTTAGCAATAGAtgatatttgaatatataaaaatataatcaaataatggcagtttttctatgtccaatctttcttgaatattgcagttttccatactcatgttacttcagttggcctgtaaaacaattttgcaaatcaaaataatagtaaattttaaattattgattagaTCATGAATCGTAGTATCAGTTgagaaaatttcagttttattcatcttttataaacagatgtttgaccctaattttgatcaaaggatgcctagatcttatcgattattgattatcagtgaaaatccacctgcatacaaagcagataaattgataagtggctccggaatgtatcggaaaattgataccagtaattaagcggcgatatggctgcaggtgTTAATGAGTTAACAAAGAACACTGATGGTACAAATAATCATGGCCTAAcacaaacaatttaaacaaagctaAAGCAAGTTTTTCAAATTCATCTGCTGTACAACACTGACAATGTTTACGTTTAGCTAGTGATCTAgcttttgcataaaaatgtccatagaattgtttaaaccaagttcCTACATCTTTGTCATTGAGATGCCAATATCTTGGCTCTAAACAAAATTTGATAGTCAATATAGTCTCTAAATCATATCCTCTGGCTAAAGCGTCCATAGCAAATATGCAATAAACACATACATGGAACTGCTTCCACTTTGAAATCGTATGTTGTTCCTAGTCTAGCTTCGGGCATTGCTGTCAAAGAAGAGTCGAATAGCTTCCTCTAAAGGTGGTAATCCATAAGAGTCAAAGTAGATGGCTGTATTTTCTCTGAAGTAAATAACCACCCAATGTTCTCCAGGTTTATCTGAGTCATGTGCATTCACTATGTAAGCTTTCACATGACAGGGTTTCTGCTTCGGTAGATGATCCTTAGGACACACTTCTCCATGGAGTGTTCTCAACATAAACGATATATCCAAGATGTATTGAAGTTCATGGGTATTCTTGATTCCAGGCGTCTTTCACTCGATCTGCCCATATACACATCCAACTTTTCCGTGGATCTGATTGACGGGCTAACTTGTCCCTTATATTTACCCACATATGCAGGGCTTGTACTTTCCCACTGCCATTCACGTCTATGAGCTCTAGTTTTGGATACCATTTTTCCATGACATTGTCGAGATTCAGTTGATTGAGAGCTTTTTCAATGTACAACTTTGACCACTCGTCCGTAGATGTGAACAAACACAGTTTATGCTGTAACTGACTGGGATGATCCACAATACATCCGTAACAGCTCTTATGCACTTTATCGAAGATGAGTGTTTGAAGTCCTTCCACACCACATTGGTTTAAGGTGTCTCGCATAttcttcagttttcttttaaatataagtTCATGGTAATTCACTTTCTCAGCATCTTCTCTGAGTTTTCTAACAAAGGCATGACCATCCATGTTTAATAATCTGTGACGACTTCTCTCAATCTGTTGATTTCAATTTGATTGTCGAATTCTGCGTACACTATCACGTTCACGATGCTAGGAAGTTGTCCAAGAAACAAGTGATCATCAATTTTAGATGTCAGTCCATCAGGGATCGTGAATGTATTCACTACAGCGCGCCGTATCGGAATCTTCATGTTATGCTGACCTATGGCCTGACTCAAATCATTGGCCACCACAGTAAGCCATTCAACCGTCCTCGCGTTAAATCCCACTTGCTAGATATCAATTTTTCCTTCGGCTGTGCCCATGAGACAGAAGTTGGTGCAGGATCTGTTCAACTTGAGGCGTATTTTAATTCCATTGGGGAGATATTTCTCTTGTAGGAATAAATCCAGATGTAATCTTCACAGGATTTGCTTTTGACAATACGAGTTCTGCGACGTTTCCATACATCATTAGCTGCAGCTCGTGTATTGTCCTGCATATGATTAGCTGTATCTTTATCCCAGAGTTAAAACGCCCGCAGTTGAGTGTCTACATTAATTGTTGTAGGACAGGATATTTTCAATGTAGGCTATGTACGGATAGGTGTGTGTGTTGCTCGAAATCAGTTTATTGTTCAAATACAGATCAATGCTACTGAACATACTGTGGGAAAAGTTATTGACCACAGTGCCAGCCTCCAGGTCTGTTCCATCAGCTTTGAACACTTTGAATGTGATGTACAAATAGGACTGACTCGAATCTGTCCATTTTTCCGTTTGTGGAGGAATAATAAATTCCATGGGCGCTGAATTATTCAAAGCCGAAATCGGGTAATGTTCCGTCCATTGTCCATCTTGCATGGTTAACATGGTTGGAGGTACAGCAGAAACAAGTTCAGTTTTACTACACTTGCAAGAACCGTGTTGCATCATATTTTTAGTCGAAAATATCAAGAGGTCAACGGTTTCTTTTCCACGACCACTTTGTGGTAACACCAACATCCTTCTTCCACGATGCCTGAATGAGTACTGACCACGAGGCCTTGGCTTTAACCCTTTATACTTTTGATCAAAGATTCTCCCAAAGATAAAGCTGTTGCTTTTCCAACAAACTTCAGCGCCCTTTTTCCACGagactttaacatttgttttggATTTCTTCCTGAGATGATATCCTTTACTGCATCCAGACCTTCATGTTTGAGGACCCTAATTGCTGATTTAACCATGGGTTTTACAAAAGGAGATGTTGTTTTGATTGCTGATTTAAAGATAAACCCGAGTCCATGACCATATTGGCGAGGAACACCACGATACACAGGATACATTGTGATCAAATGTTTAGTCGTGATTTCTTTCGAAAATGCAACTTCACCATAAACTTGCCACCAACAAACTGAACGGGGTGTCCAGTGTCACCCCTTATATTTATACCTATTTCATCAAGACTGGATTTTGAGATGGGGACATAATGCAAATTGACACATTCTTTGTGAACATGATTTGAATCTCTCTTGCTCGGTTCAAATGGAACCAAACGAAGAATTGGTGCCTCAATATCTCCCAGAAAAGTAAAATATGCCAGAtgagaataaatgaataaatgattagTGCCAACATTCAAATCACCTTAAGGAAAAGGATTTTTCTCCCCTGGATAAACATCTCCCAGATATTGACTTTTCTCCCTAGCTTAAGTAATAAACTTGGGTGGAAATGTATACCCACATGCTGTATTAGAATTGAATTTGATACGTCTGCTTGGTTCGGAATAACATATATGAAACACCATGGACAATTTATGGTGAATGTCATCAAGTTCTTTTTGAATAGCATTGTAGATTTCAGTAATGAGTTGCTCCGGGAGAGAATATACCCCAGATTTGATGCAGCGATGAAAGGTGTACCGATCGTTGATTTTCTTACACTGACTGAAAGGAAATTTACTAAATTCCTTGCCTATTTTGACATGGGttgtaataatttgaaattgaGATTCCTCCTCTGTTTCATTGACAATTTAAGAAGGAATAATGAGTTCGACCAAAGC contains:
- the LOC128551981 gene encoding uncharacterized protein F54H12.2-like; the encoded protein is MLVLPQSGRGKETVDLLIFSTKNMMQHGSCKCSKTELVSAVPPTMLTMQDGQWTEHYPISALNNSAPMEFIIPPQTEKWTDSSQSYLYITFKVFKADGTDLEAGTVVNNFSHSMFSSIDLYLNNKLISSNTHTYPYIAYIENILSYNN